A single window of Leopardus geoffroyi isolate Oge1 chromosome D4, O.geoffroyi_Oge1_pat1.0, whole genome shotgun sequence DNA harbors:
- the LOC123592759 gene encoding beta-lactoglobulin-2 has translation MKCLLLALGLALVCGLQAATVPPTMEDLDIRQVAGTWHSMAMAASDISLLDSETAPLRVYVQELRPTPRDDLEIILRKWENHACIEGTIMAQKTEDPAVFTVDYQGERKISVLDTDYTHYMFFCMEAPAPGMENGMMCQYLARTLKADNKVMEKFDRALQTLPVHIRTILDLTQGKG, from the exons ATGAAGTGCCTCCTGCTCGCCCTGGGTCTGGCCCTCGTGTGTGGCCTCCAGGCCGCCACCGTCCCCCCGACCATGGAGGACCTGGATATAAGACAG gtggCTGGGACGTGGCACTCCATGGCCATGGCGGCCAGCGACATCTCCCTCCTGGACTCGGAGACCGCCCCTCTGAGAGTGTACGTCCAGGAGCTGAGACCCACGCCCCGGGACGACCTGGAGATCATTCTGCGCAAATG GGAAAACCACGCATGCATCGAGGGGACCATCATGGCCCAGAAGACTGAGGACCCAGCCGTGTTCACGGTCGACT ACCAGGGGGAAAGAAAGATCTCCGTGCTGGACACTGACTACACCCACTACATGTTTTTCTGCATGGAGGCCCCAGCACCTGGCATGGAGAACGGCATGATGTGCCAGTACCTGG CCAGGACCCTGAAGGCCGACAACAAGGTCATGGAGAAATTCGACAGAGCCCTCCAGACTCTGCCTGTGCACATCCGGACCATCCTGGACCTGACCCAGGGGAAGGGTTAG